The nucleotide window AGGCCCGGCTCGGTGTGCTCGACCTTCAGGTCCACGGAGATCGGCAGCTCGCCGAAGAGCGCCTCGCCCTCGTGGAAAGAGACCTGCACGCGCATGTTCTCCAGCAGGAAGCGGCCGGCATCGCCGAAGGCTTCGGTGGGCAGCTCGTACTGCTCGTAGGTCTTGTCATCCATCACGACGAAGTTGGTGCCGTCGTTGTAGAGGTAGGTCATGTCGCGGCGGTCAACGGTCGCGGTCTCCACCTTCACGCCAGCGTTCCAGGTCTTGTCCACGGTCTTGCCGGAGACGACGTCCTTGAGCTTGGTGCGGACGAATGCTGGGCCCTTGCCCGGCTTCACGTGCTGGAACTCGATGATCTGCTGGAGTTTGCCGTCAACCTTCAGCACCAGGCCGTTCTTGAAATCGGCGGTAGTTGCCACGGAAATACCTTCCCTTATCTCTCGTTCAAAGCTCGCGTGTGCGCAGCTTACAGGCGTTCAAACATGCTCATGCTACAGCACGATCAATTCTTTCGGGTACTGGGTGATCACGCGCGGCGCGCTCGAAGTAATTAACAACGTGTCCTCGATGCGCACCCCGCCACGGCCCGGCACGTAGATGCCCGGCTCGATCGTGAGCGTCATGTGCTCTTCCAACTTGCCAGTCCCGGTCTGCGACGCAGAAGGCGCCTCATGCACTTCAAGCCCGATGCCGTGGCCGGTGGAGTGCACGAAGTAGTCGCCGTAGCCGGCTTCAACAATCACCTCGCGGGCTGCAGCGTCAACGTCCACCAGCTC belongs to Corynebacterium glaucum and includes:
- the efp gene encoding elongation factor P; translation: MATTADFKNGLVLKVDGKLQQIIEFQHVKPGKGPAFVRTKLKDVVSGKTVDKTWNAGVKVETATVDRRDMTYLYNDGTNFVVMDDKTYEQYELPTEAFGDAGRFLLENMRVQVSFHEGEALFGELPISVDLKVEHTEPGLQGDRSTGGTKPATLETGAEIQVPLFLETGNVVKVDTRTGEYLSRVNN